Sequence from the Bremerella volcania genome:
CCTTCTCAGCTTGGGTAAACCCGGCAATCTGAACGATCTTCTCACCGGCCCCGCACTCGAGCGTGTACCTTCCATCGACGACGTCGCCGCGCGATACGTCTCTCGACCCATCGGTCGGTGAGAACATGACACTTCCCGTTGTGATCGGTTGACCGTCGAGGGTCACGTTGCCGGTAATCTCGAATTTCGGCGGACCTTGCGAACACCCGAGGGCCGCTATCGTCGCACCGAGAACGAAGAGTTCGAGCGTTCGTTTCTTCAAGTTTGTAACCACGTTTTCCATTCCTTTTATCCGATGCTCATCTCTCCGCCAGACGATGCATGCCCGATGGTTCAGTTGATAGAGTTTCTACGAGACGCTTTCCGCGGGGCCATTAAACAAGGGCCCGCGAAAGCTGATGGACTTTGTCAATCTCAAACAAGCACCTTAGAACGGCTGAATGAGAAGACCATCGCCGCGGTTGCACAGATTCTGAATAGTCAGTTGGCTCGCGGTATCGGGAATGAAAGAGACCGATGCGTCGGCACGCGTGGCCATCACCCCGCCGGGGTGCGCACTGCGCGGCATGTAGGCGGTCTGCGCGGAATCACCGGACGTCGGCATGGCCAATGTTTCTCGCCATGGATTATTGACCACAGCGGGGCCGCCCGGCACGAAGTCTTGTGCCTCGGGATTGTTGATAGGAATGAACGCCGTGAACATCGACTCCATCGCCCAGCCATTCCAGTAGTTGCCGATCGTGCACTCAGGCTGCGGACTCTGTCGAATCTCACTGAACATCAGCGTGTTGCTCGTCCCATCGGTAATGTCTCGAAACCTGATGGAGGACTTCACAAAGAACAGCCCGCTCATATTGGGACCATAGCGTTCCGTCCCTGACTTATCCGCGAAGGTTGCCTGGAACAGAACGTCCGATGCGGCACATGCCGAGTAATTCCCCTGAAATCCGTCGTTGCCAATCTTGCCTCCGTAAGGATCCGATGGACATACAAAGCCCTCCACAACCGTCTTGCGAATCGCTTCCGGCCAGGTGTTCGCCGCGGAAGTCGCCATCGAGCCTTTCACGCCGTCATACATCGCCGACTGCTCAACGAATGGCAATATTGCAACGAACCATGTTGCTCGGTTCGGATTCTCAGAAGAGTTCTCACGCTGCTGACCACTGAATTGGCCGTACGGTAACGAACCGAACGTATCGTGATAGTTGTGCATCGCCAGCCCGAGTTGCTTCAGGTGGTTGGTGCATTGAATACGTCGAGCGGCTTCACGAGCCTGTTGCACCGCCGGAAGCAGAAGCGCGATCAGCACTCCAATGATGGCGATCACCACCAAAAGCTCCACCAGCGTAAATCCCTTTGCCTTGGTTGTTGACATGATTCTTTCCATATCAGGAAGGTAATGAAGAAAATGAATCGAGCATGTCGAACTCAACGCAATCCAACGAAGCACGACGGGTCATCGTTGCTTTCAATGCGTGCGTTTCGTCTTGCCCACCAGGTGCATGAAGGGATGATGGTTGGGTTGAGGATTATTGTGACAGCACTCGCAACGACGTTCATTGCAATTTCCAATTTTTACCATTTTCAATTTGTTCCACCGGTGGTCTCACGCTGTCAGTTCGAGATGATTGGAATTTTCTCGACCGCTACGCATAAGATAGGGGCGGACTATCGACGCCTCACTGTCGACCGTCCGCCCCCAGGTTCCTAACAATGCTTCCTCTTATGATTGGACGCTGATGTCAAACGTCCCGTTTTCCTTAGGAATATCCGCACGAGTACGGAATGGCCCACCGGGAATTGGGCGTCCTAACATCGTCGAGGTCCCAGGTTCTCCGTTTCCATCGAAGGCTTCGATGATGATCTTTTGAGGACCGCCGACGACTCCTTTTCCATAGTCCGTTTCGTAACGTCCTTCATGGATTTCTGCGATCGCCATCGGACCTCGGTTCCCTTGCGATGCGTCCGGCTCGAACTGAACGGTGCCTGCCACCACAGGCTTACCGTTCAAGAGAACTTCACCAGAAATCTGATACCGCGAAGGACCATCTGAAGCAGATTCGGCACACCCGCATATGCAGATTGCCAATACGATCATGTATCGCATGTCACACCTTTCGTGCTGTGGATCAATGCCTTCCAACCTTCGCACCGTTAGAACTGCGGTCCGCCGATTGGTAGCCCATCGCTGCGAACGGCCAATTCACGGTAGGCGTTGATGTCGATCACTTCGCTAAGGAACTGAACCGAACCATCACCGAGCACGAACTGCGCGCCACCGGGATGCTCGCTGCCGAAGGTAGACGTCACGTAGTTAAACGTGTTGACCTGGTTGCCATTCACATCGGGTCCACTGTTGATCTGGCGGACGGCGGCCGACGTTCCGACAAGCAGAGGATCGTTCGCCGTGTGACGATACCCGGAAGCCCAGGTAGTCATCTCGCAGCAGGTATTTCCCTTCATGGCATAGATGGTTTCCCCCACGATCAGCACGTTGGTGGTTCCATCGGTAATATCCGCGAAGCGCGTCTTCGAGTTTCTCCAGAACACACCGTTATTGAAGTAGACGCGACCGCTGTATCCATTGTGACCGTTGTACTGATCCTGATCGTTGGGCGTCGGACCGCCACCGCAGACTGCATGGTAGCTCAACGTCGGAAAGCGACCGGTCGTGAAGGAAGGACAGATGTACTTCGGCATCGACTTGGTCTGGTAAATGTGATTGTTGTTGGTCGACGTGTCGTAGCTGGACGCACCATGCACGGTCAGGTTCTGGTTGAACGCCCAAGCAAACGTTTTGCCAAAATCAAAAGAGTCGTGCAAAGCCGACTCTTCCACGTAAGGAAGAATCAGTACGGTCCAGGGAGCCCGCGACATGTCCGCGCTCCAGCTGCCGCTGTTTCCGAGATTGTTATCCGAGGCCGGTGTCGTCGAGATCGCCCCTGGCGGGAAAGAGCCCAGCGAATCGTGATAGTTGTGCATGGCCAAGCCGATCTGCTTCATGTTGTTCTTGCACTCCATGCGGCGTGCGGCTTCACGGGCTTGCTGCACGGCCGGCAAAAGAAGCGCGATCAACACGCCAATAATGGCAATCACGACTAAGAGTTCAACGAGTGTAAAACCCGAGTACCGCTTCGAGTTCATGGTCATTTCCTTGTTCATGGTGTTCCGTTGAGAAAGCTGAAAAATGAAGATAAATGGATCGATCCGACGGTCACGCGCGGCAACCATTGGCAAGCTCATCTCTGTTCCTAACAAACGGTGCCATTTAGCCGGTGCTCGATTCAGAAAGCTTCTGCAGCATTTCCTCAGCGACTTTGCGGCGTTGTGTATCACCGCTGGCGGATTTCAATTTGATGTAGAGCGGTTTGAGTGGCGCGATCTTGTCGGGCGAACTTCGCAGCGCACTTTCAAACGCTGGCTCGGCACCGAACATCTCGGGCATGGGTGAATTGGGATCGGCGATCTGAGTCAGAAATGACTTCAACATACCTGTCCCGTCATCTCCTGCTTTACCAGGGTCGGAAGGAAACCTGCTCGACATACTGCAGCCGGTCATCACCAGCAAAGTCAGCACGAAAAAAGTGGAAAGGGCGCGAGATTTAAAAATCATGGACTTCCCCTCCGGAACGAGTTCCCAATGCACCCCATACACCGTAGGCGGACTTGCCATTCCAGTTAGGCGAGGCGTCTTGATTGCCAGCATCAATCGTTTCGTTGATGAATTGAGCCGAACCATCCGCAAAGACAACGAGAACACCGCCTGGATGTCGACTGTTGGACGTCATCATGGCTTCCGTCCAGAAATTTTGCTCCCGAGCACACGAAGGACCATTGGGAGGAATGATGGTCGTCACACTTGTGTAAATGACATTTCCGGGGTGCCAGCTATATCCGTGCTTGTCGACCAGTGGCTGAAACGTCAGACCATCGGCAAACTTATTGCCAAGCCATACGGTGCTCGCGGTGCAGTCGCTTGGTTTCGAGAAATTGATAATCGCGGTGTCCCCCCGGGCGCCTTCCGACGCCGGACGGATGATCTCGGCCATGGCGATCGTATTGCTCGATCCGTCCTTTAGGTCGGCGATATTGAAGAAAGAATTCCAGCCGAACATACCCCGCGGCTGCTTATCTTCGCCTTGAGAACCGGTGGTTTCCATCCAGTGGTCGGATGCGACCGTCGCGTAGTTGGTTAGCCCCAGTTCGCGATGGGTTCTGAGATCGTTATCGGAGGGGCAAAGTAGACCGGGGATCTGTGCCCGAGAACCCTCAAACTCGGTATTAACGTAACAGCTGCCGTTGCCATTAAGGCGTGGCGCCCACAATTCATAAACCGCATTTTGCTCCAGATAAGGTGTCAGAGGAACGAACGCACTGACCCCGCTATACCAGGCATCGCAGCCTCCGCCCCCTTGGGCTCGAGAGGGAAAAGCTTCGTTGGTGTCGTGGTAATTGTGGAGCGCCAAGCCCAATTGTTTAAGATTATTCGAACATTGAGACCGCCTTGCGGCCTCCCGAGCTTGCTGTACGGCCGGTAACAGCAACGCTATTAATACTCCAATGATGGCAATCACCACCAAGAGTTCCACGAGGGTAAATCCCCTCTTTCTCGTCATTGACATTGAGTAGCCACTCCATGATCGTAATAAATGGATGATGTTTGGCCCCCAAAAAAGTCGATCATCGCCTAAACGCAGCGCGTTTGAGTTGCCAACTTCTCTGGTGCCTACGGTGCATGATGGAGTGGATTACTGAGAAATATTGTGTATCGTTTAGATATACGGATCATTGCTATTTCCGTTTTTTGTGATTTTCAATTTGTTGCACACGGGAAAGATCTGCCTCGGGGCAACTAGGGATGATTGATCACACGAATCTAGTAACGAAAACGATTGCATTGTTTTTGCCTCGTGGTCACGAGCAGTCAGCTAGAATCACGGCTGGGGCGGCCATGAGCGCGGGCGAGCATCCGCACATCACTCTCTTGGAATGGCCCTACGACGATTCACAACCAGACTTCGACTACGACTTCAGTGAGATCGAATTCGATGGCGCTATCATCTGGGCATACAACGAATCCCCCTGGGCCAAGCGATTACTTCAGATGGGCATTCCCGTTGTCAATTGCGGAAGCAATTGGATTCGCCAGGGAGTGCCTTCGGTAGCGTTCGACTGGGAAACGTTGCAGGACGACCTGATCGAGAAGTTTTCTTCCCTTGGAAGAGAGCATGCAGCCATCGTATCTCATAATCTTGGTAACGATCCGTTTAAGACCGCTTGGCTCAATCGCTTGATCGAGCGGCTGAACGAAAACAAGATATCCACCGAGTTCTTCATCGCGCCGGGACTTCCCAGCGAAGAACGGCAGCGAATGTTCAAGCCGGCTCAGGAAGCGGAGATTATCAAGTTCCTCGAAGAACTTCCGCATCCTTCAGCCGTTTACTGCGACGATGATTACCTGGCGGCGCTGATGTGCCGCGTTGCCCGTGACCTCAAATTCCGGATCCCCCAAGACATTGCCGTCATGGGCTTTGGCAACTATACCATCTCGCGGGTAGCGTCACCGGCTATTTCGTCCATTGAAATACACGGTCAGATGATCGGTCGACAAGCATTTCAAATGGTTCGCGAGCGACTCGAATCGCCTGAAGCCGAATTCCCCCAGGTGCAACAGGTTCGGCTCGAGTTCATCGAGCGCGATACGTTCCGATTTGAACTGGTGAAAGACGCCGTCGTGGCTCAGGTCAATCGCATTATTGAACGCGAAGCCTGCCAGGGCATTAACGTTGATGAACTCGCCCGACGCCTTGGGGTCTCTCGGAACACGCTCAATCGACGGTTCCAACAAGAGTATGGCATCACGCCGGGCAAAAAAATCCGGGCCATTCGCGTTCAACAGGCCAAGCAAATGCTGGTCAATTCGGACCACAGCGTCACGAAGGTAGCCGAGCTTTGCGGTTTCCCCGAGCCTGCAAACTTCGTGAACTTCTTCCGCCGCGAAGTTGGGCAGACGCCCAACGAGTACCGCAACAGTGCCCAGCAGAACGACAGCTAGGCCGCAGCGAATTATCTGCCCGGAAATGCACCTCCCGATGGTCCGGGAAAGCCTGGCCCTGGTGGTCTTGATGATGGCACACCTGGACGTGTTGAACCAGGAAACCCCGGTCGCGGATTCATCGATGGAGGCCTCGCAGACGGAGGCTGCACACGCATGCTAGGACTGGTTGGTGATATCGATGGCCCAGAAAACGAAGGGGGGCGAATTTCTGATTGGAATCCGCTGGGGATGCTCGGCTGCCGCACCCGGGGCAAACTGTGTTCTGGCATCGCCCAACGCTGCGGAACGACGGTCGGTCGATACTCAGGATGATGAGGAATGATCGACGTTCCGGGCTGAGGAGTATGCGTGAGGGCGAACACGAACCCAACCGTCAGGCACACAACAACCAACCCCGCGATTGCCCCAGTGGTGACATTCCGCCGGAATCGCTTCCGCGTCATCTCGTCGAGATCGTTATCCAACTGTTCCCAAGGATCGAGTTCCTTGGGATTGGCTTGGACTTTATGCCCCAATGCGGCTTCTACCTTTTCACAGGCCTCGGTCAACGTTGCCAGCGTTCGCGAGACAACGCGATCGGTGCGTTGTAGAACTTCCATTGATGCGGCCGTGAGTTCGACAAACTCTCCCTTATCCGGCAATTTGGGAACCAGAAAATCGCTTACCTTCACCACGCCATCTCGGTGCTCGAACGGATATTTCACCTCACCAAAGGTGTGTTGAATCTCCTTCAAGGCACGGTGCACCTTTTCTCCGAGACGCGTCACACTAAGTTTCAATTGAAACGAAAGACGATCGACATCGAATCGCCCCAGAATGGCGTCCAGCACCAATGTATCGGTCGACAATTCATCGAGCAGTGGCTGCACACCGGCCAATGGCTTGCATAAAGCCATCACTCGACCGACCCGTCTGCGCTGGTTTGAGATCACCGACTGTTTGTCCGATCGCCACAACTGCGTCGTATGCAGAATTCGCAGCGCCAACGTCATTCGGCGACGCACCGTGGGATAGAGCGTCGAAAGCATCTCTTTAGCCCGATTGTGTTGCCGCTGTGCCCGTTCGTAGTGGAACGAGACGTCCGCGTTCTCGATGAATTTCAAGTCGATCAGCTTCTGAAAAATCTTCACGTGCTGGAACTCGCCGCGCGTCTCTAAAAACTCCTCATTGGCCTTATTCAGCTTATCCTTCTGCTCAATGCAATTCTGCCGAGCGATCGACAGGCTCTCGGCCGTCTGCTTGTAATTGTCGACCGGCATGTCCGCGTCGGCATCTGGGAAGATAGGCTTGACGATGATTGATTCGGCCTGCATGTATCGTCGCAACGCCTTCTGGGCCTTTTCTTCCGCCGTGTACTCCGCGTTGAGTACTTCCGTCGAGACCAGGCTGGAAGGATCGAAATCAGACTCGAGCACTTCCTTATAGTGCTGGATGGTCATCTCTTTGCAGCGACGATTGAAGTCTCGCAGCAACCGACCAGCAGGCTCCTGCGAAATCGACATGGTCGGCAGGTCTAATTTCTGAAGGGCATTGATGCGAGCCGGAAGCGATGGATGCGTATCGAACCAACGCGTCGCATTTGATGAAATCAACTTCAGTGAGATTTCCTGCTGCCTCGCATTCCAACGCCCAACGCGCGAAAGAATGAACCGCGGCAAGTCGTCGGGCAGGCGTTTCTCTTGCCACGAATTGGTCAAATCATCGTTCGTCGCACTGGCCGCCATACCCAGCAGATGGACTCTCTGGAGCGACCGACATGCGGTTTCGCTGCCGACAAGCCGAGCCATGTATTGATCGCAATCGAATTCATCCTTTCGCGAAATCAAACAACTCGAAGCCTCGGCCGTGACGAAGAACACCCACAAGATCCATCGCCCCAACGACAAGGCTTTCTTAATAGGCAACAAGAGGAAGCGTA
This genomic interval carries:
- a CDS encoding DUF1559 domain-containing protein; its protein translation is MSTTKAKGFTLVELLVVIAIIGVLIALLLPAVQQAREAARRIQCTNHLKQLGLAMHNYHDTFGSLPYGQFSGQQRENSSENPNRATWFVAILPFVEQSAMYDGVKGSMATSAANTWPEAIRKTVVEGFVCPSDPYGGKIGNDGFQGNYSACAASDVLFQATFADKSGTERYGPNMSGLFFVKSSIRFRDITDGTSNTLMFSEIRQSPQPECTIGNYWNGWAMESMFTAFIPINNPEAQDFVPGGPAVVNNPWRETLAMPTSGDSAQTAYMPRSAHPGGVMATRADASVSFIPDTASQLTIQNLCNRGDGLLIQPF
- a CDS encoding DUF1559 domain-containing protein → MSLPMVAARDRRIDPFIFIFQLSQRNTMNKEMTMNSKRYSGFTLVELLVVIAIIGVLIALLLPAVQQAREAARRMECKNNMKQIGLAMHNYHDSLGSFPPGAISTTPASDNNLGNSGSWSADMSRAPWTVLILPYVEESALHDSFDFGKTFAWAFNQNLTVHGASSYDTSTNNNHIYQTKSMPKYICPSFTTGRFPTLSYHAVCGGGPTPNDQDQYNGHNGYSGRVYFNNGVFWRNSKTRFADITDGTTNVLIVGETIYAMKGNTCCEMTTWASGYRHTANDPLLVGTSAAVRQINSGPDVNGNQVNTFNYVTSTFGSEHPGGAQFVLGDGSVQFLSEVIDINAYRELAVRSDGLPIGGPQF
- a CDS encoding DUF1559 domain-containing protein; the protein is MSMTRKRGFTLVELLVVIAIIGVLIALLLPAVQQAREAARRSQCSNNLKQLGLALHNYHDTNEAFPSRAQGGGGCDAWYSGVSAFVPLTPYLEQNAVYELWAPRLNGNGSCYVNTEFEGSRAQIPGLLCPSDNDLRTHRELGLTNYATVASDHWMETTGSQGEDKQPRGMFGWNSFFNIADLKDGSSNTIAMAEIIRPASEGARGDTAIINFSKPSDCTASTVWLGNKFADGLTFQPLVDKHGYSWHPGNVIYTSVTTIIPPNGPSCAREQNFWTEAMMTSNSRHPGGVLVVFADGSAQFINETIDAGNQDASPNWNGKSAYGVWGALGTRSGGEVHDF
- a CDS encoding helix-turn-helix domain-containing protein — its product is MIDHTNLVTKTIALFLPRGHEQSARITAGAAMSAGEHPHITLLEWPYDDSQPDFDYDFSEIEFDGAIIWAYNESPWAKRLLQMGIPVVNCGSNWIRQGVPSVAFDWETLQDDLIEKFSSLGREHAAIVSHNLGNDPFKTAWLNRLIERLNENKISTEFFIAPGLPSEERQRMFKPAQEAEIIKFLEELPHPSAVYCDDDYLAALMCRVARDLKFRIPQDIAVMGFGNYTISRVASPAISSIEIHGQMIGRQAFQMVRERLESPEAEFPQVQQVRLEFIERDTFRFELVKDAVVAQVNRIIEREACQGINVDELARRLGVSRNTLNRRFQQEYGITPGKKIRAIRVQQAKQMLVNSDHSVTKVAELCGFPEPANFVNFFRREVGQTPNEYRNSAQQNDS
- a CDS encoding M48 family metallopeptidase, yielding MATVASSESDSLNVNKLLDSLERELPPVKWSPLYRVSVWFSAGCLILLTLIYFAIILVVGWFAFDYFLSHLRLLGSGVSVWVVLLYSLPPLFLLVLLALVIKPFLRISPSREEPVVVTKKDEPLLFEFVQRICNSVDTRMIDEVHFTVGAEAAVYNSGPLGGLFPEKRILILGLPLIASCDIASLAGIMAHEMGHFALEKNIKLRTIIGIVNGLFYRAMYEPDRFDIWLAINTQEGQSLRFLLLPIKKALSLGRWILWVFFVTAEASSCLISRKDEFDCDQYMARLVGSETACRSLQRVHLLGMAASATNDDLTNSWQEKRLPDDLPRFILSRVGRWNARQQEISLKLISSNATRWFDTHPSLPARINALQKLDLPTMSISQEPAGRLLRDFNRRCKEMTIQHYKEVLESDFDPSSLVSTEVLNAEYTAEEKAQKALRRYMQAESIIVKPIFPDADADMPVDNYKQTAESLSIARQNCIEQKDKLNKANEEFLETRGEFQHVKIFQKLIDLKFIENADVSFHYERAQRQHNRAKEMLSTLYPTVRRRMTLALRILHTTQLWRSDKQSVISNQRRRVGRVMALCKPLAGVQPLLDELSTDTLVLDAILGRFDVDRLSFQLKLSVTRLGEKVHRALKEIQHTFGEVKYPFEHRDGVVKVSDFLVPKLPDKGEFVELTAASMEVLQRTDRVVSRTLATLTEACEKVEAALGHKVQANPKELDPWEQLDNDLDEMTRKRFRRNVTTGAIAGLVVVCLTVGFVFALTHTPQPGTSIIPHHPEYRPTVVPQRWAMPEHSLPRVRQPSIPSGFQSEIRPPSFSGPSISPTSPSMRVQPPSARPPSMNPRPGFPGSTRPGVPSSRPPGPGFPGPSGGAFPGR